From Vreelandella neptunia, the proteins below share one genomic window:
- a CDS encoding TonB-dependent receptor family protein: MHYLRVLPLAIVAASPLAWAQQPEANSELETLVVSSDWLSATRTNPQTTPGARQILEGEALHGGDIRQLEDALARVPGIHVQDETGTGVLPNIGIRGLSPRRSERVQILVDGIPAALGPYSNIGVSLFPVTLPTLEQVDIVRGGAAVHYGPNNVGGVLNFVTRGIPVEKEAQWRERLTLDDATGHVLSDHYLRAGGQVSDNLGLQFQANLMRGKGGRERSQTQVDNFILDADYQLNDTQWIDGQLQYYSVDTDLPGALTPSAYAQDRSDSQRPYDRFEADTWRAHATWHWQPSNDIEISWRQFGHQSDRTFWFGQNLGGASHWSDPGEPATHVADSPRSFSVWASEPRVAWQLGNHKLMMGARYLEEDVDFDVNRRAVGSETAAPVRRWDFETRAMAAYLSDTWQLGGGWEVTPGIRYEHAEMDYADTLNGGRDENDASAWLPGLTVGYAANEAWYLFTSAQRSLTPVQLAQITNPGDVSNETAWNHEIGARYQSGPWQAEATGFLINYEDQVVKQPDNSLKNLGETRYQGLETRLAWAPNTLPFSLEGTWTWLDTEQRSGELAGNEVPNAPNHLLNLLARWEQGRWFGNIGARYVDKSFADAANTAQETENGSTGPLPDYWLVDTSLGYRLPFASAASVTLGVHNLTDEDAYFRGVDTSPVGRVPLPGRAYSLGLDVTF; the protein is encoded by the coding sequence ATGCATTACCTTCGTGTGCTGCCTTTGGCCATCGTAGCCGCCTCTCCACTGGCTTGGGCCCAGCAACCTGAAGCCAACAGTGAGCTGGAAACCTTAGTCGTCTCCAGCGACTGGTTGAGCGCCACTCGTACTAACCCACAAACGACGCCTGGCGCACGCCAGATATTGGAGGGAGAAGCGCTACACGGCGGCGATATCCGTCAGCTTGAAGATGCGTTAGCCCGGGTTCCAGGAATCCACGTACAGGATGAGACCGGCACGGGCGTGCTGCCAAACATTGGCATTCGCGGTTTATCACCACGCCGTAGCGAGCGGGTACAAATTTTAGTGGACGGTATTCCGGCTGCCTTGGGCCCCTACAGCAATATCGGTGTTTCACTATTCCCGGTAACGCTGCCCACACTAGAACAAGTTGACATCGTACGGGGCGGCGCGGCTGTTCACTACGGCCCAAACAATGTGGGCGGCGTGCTCAACTTCGTAACACGCGGCATCCCGGTAGAAAAGGAAGCCCAGTGGCGCGAACGCCTAACGCTGGATGACGCCACCGGCCATGTGCTCAGTGATCACTATCTGCGCGCAGGCGGCCAAGTGAGCGACAACCTGGGGCTCCAGTTTCAGGCCAACCTGATGCGTGGAAAGGGCGGGCGCGAGCGTAGCCAAACACAGGTCGATAATTTCATTTTAGATGCCGATTATCAGCTAAATGACACCCAATGGATCGATGGACAACTGCAGTACTACAGCGTAGACACGGATCTACCCGGCGCACTAACGCCAAGCGCCTACGCCCAAGACCGCAGCGATTCTCAGCGTCCCTACGACCGTTTCGAGGCGGACACATGGCGTGCCCACGCAACCTGGCATTGGCAACCGAGCAACGATATCGAGATAAGTTGGCGCCAATTTGGCCACCAGAGTGATCGAACCTTCTGGTTCGGCCAAAACCTGGGCGGTGCTAGCCATTGGTCTGACCCAGGCGAGCCAGCCACCCATGTCGCCGACTCGCCGCGCAGCTTCTCAGTATGGGCCAGCGAGCCCCGCGTTGCCTGGCAACTGGGGAACCACAAACTAATGATGGGTGCCCGCTATCTGGAAGAAGATGTCGACTTTGATGTGAACCGCCGCGCTGTTGGTAGTGAAACGGCCGCCCCGGTTCGTCGCTGGGACTTCGAGACCCGCGCAATGGCCGCTTACCTAAGCGACACCTGGCAGCTAGGCGGTGGCTGGGAAGTAACCCCTGGTATCCGCTACGAGCATGCAGAAATGGACTACGCCGATACCTTAAATGGCGGTCGCGATGAGAATGACGCCTCAGCTTGGCTGCCCGGCCTTACCGTCGGATATGCGGCCAACGAAGCGTGGTATTTGTTCACTTCCGCCCAACGGTCGTTAACCCCGGTGCAGCTCGCGCAGATCACCAATCCAGGCGATGTATCAAACGAGACAGCCTGGAACCATGAAATTGGCGCGCGTTATCAGTCCGGCCCCTGGCAAGCGGAGGCCACAGGCTTTTTGATTAACTACGAAGACCAGGTCGTCAAGCAGCCGGATAACAGCCTAAAGAACCTCGGAGAAACCCGCTACCAAGGTCTTGAAACGCGTTTGGCCTGGGCGCCGAATACCCTGCCCTTCAGCCTCGAAGGCACCTGGACTTGGCTCGATACTGAGCAGCGCAGTGGGGAGCTTGCCGGCAACGAGGTGCCCAACGCCCCGAATCACCTGCTCAACCTATTGGCTCGCTGGGAACAAGGTCGCTGGTTCGGCAATATCGGCGCCCGCTACGTGGATAAAAGCTTCGCCGATGCAGCCAACACCGCCCAAGAGACCGAGAACGGCAGCACCGGCCCACTGCCTGATTACTGGTTAGTCGATACCAGCTTAGGCTACCGCCTGCCGTTCGCCAGCGCGGCAAGCGTAACCCTGGGCGTGCATAACCTTACCGACGAGGATGCCTATTTCCGCGGGGTAGATACTAGCCCAGTGGGGCGTGTTCCGTTACCAGGGCGCGCCTACAGCTTAGGGTTGGATGTCACCTTTTAA
- a CDS encoding sensor domain-containing diguanylate cyclase — translation MAVDLQALYPKLIHLMLDTVFVVDRDNQIVFVSDACESLLGYLPQELIGTLITNYMHPDDLAATQDSIVRVMDGKPHTDFRNRYIRKDGGIVHILWSASWYEEEGVRVGVARNVTALMQAEEELRYRAHHDPLTKLTNRALFYDRLALGLSMAHRHQNILALLFLDINDFKGVNDIHGHAAGDRVLCTVARRLEGCVRETDTVARMGGDEFTVLLTDIQSPNAVAEKVEQILAVMNEPLGAEFGEVKMPSCSIGVACYPADGKDADTLLRHADSHMYQIKRRSR, via the coding sequence ATGGCCGTTGACCTGCAAGCCCTTTACCCCAAACTGATTCACCTGATGCTGGACACCGTCTTCGTGGTGGATAGGGACAACCAGATCGTCTTCGTAAGTGATGCCTGTGAGTCGCTGCTCGGTTACCTTCCTCAAGAGTTGATCGGCACTCTAATCACGAACTATATGCACCCTGACGATTTAGCCGCCACGCAGGACTCCATTGTGCGTGTGATGGACGGAAAGCCACACACGGATTTCCGCAACCGCTATATCCGCAAAGACGGCGGTATCGTGCATATTCTGTGGTCTGCCAGTTGGTACGAAGAAGAGGGCGTGCGGGTCGGTGTCGCGCGCAACGTCACGGCTCTTATGCAGGCCGAGGAAGAGTTACGCTACCGCGCCCATCATGATCCGCTGACAAAGTTGACCAACCGAGCGCTCTTCTATGACCGCCTGGCCTTGGGCCTGAGTATGGCCCATCGCCACCAAAACATCCTGGCATTGCTATTTCTGGATATTAACGATTTCAAAGGCGTCAATGACATTCATGGCCATGCGGCAGGCGACCGAGTGCTCTGCACAGTAGCCAGACGGCTGGAAGGCTGTGTTCGCGAGACGGATACGGTGGCCCGCATGGGCGGTGATGAATTCACGGTGCTGTTAACAGATATTCAGTCGCCAAATGCCGTAGCAGAAAAGGTGGAGCAGATACTCGCTGTCATGAACGAACCGCTAGGCGCTGAATTCGGCGAAGTTAAAATGCCATCCTGCAGCATCGGCGTAGCCTGTTATCCCGCCGATGGAAAAGACGCCGATACCTTGCTGAGGCATGCAGATAGCCATATGTATCAGATCAAAAGGCGTAGTCGTTAG
- a CDS encoding GntR family transcriptional regulator, which translates to MSRAAERQEAVRQDKDQSWLQEQLRIGMGGGRFPADSWLRQDALAELYGVSRFVVRGALERLSEAGAIEHVPHRGYRVRRWSHQERLELTEARLVVELAMAPLMMARRTEALMAPVRQACAQFEHAAVEGDGEAMFLNNHAFHRALAVLAGNRPLADQVNWLREQGMRGAGPGWPKAGGVERSIREHYAMVEALDTGDILGLQGTVQRHLTAWQERVTD; encoded by the coding sequence ATGAGTCGGGCTGCGGAACGTCAAGAGGCTGTACGTCAAGATAAAGACCAAAGCTGGCTACAGGAGCAGCTTAGAATCGGTATGGGGGGCGGGCGTTTTCCCGCTGATAGCTGGTTGCGCCAAGATGCTCTTGCGGAGCTATATGGCGTCAGCCGCTTTGTTGTGAGAGGCGCCTTGGAGCGTTTGTCGGAAGCGGGGGCCATCGAGCATGTGCCTCATCGGGGCTACCGGGTTAGACGCTGGAGCCACCAGGAGCGCCTGGAACTCACCGAGGCTCGCCTGGTGGTGGAGCTTGCGATGGCGCCATTGATGATGGCGCGCCGAACAGAGGCACTGATGGCGCCTGTTAGGCAAGCTTGTGCCCAGTTTGAACACGCTGCGGTTGAAGGCGATGGTGAAGCCATGTTCCTGAACAATCATGCCTTTCACCGAGCGCTGGCAGTACTTGCTGGCAACCGGCCGTTGGCCGATCAAGTGAATTGGCTGCGTGAGCAGGGCATGCGTGGTGCAGGGCCAGGATGGCCAAAAGCTGGCGGGGTGGAGCGGAGTATCCGAGAGCACTATGCGATGGTCGAGGCGTTAGATACTGGCGATATTCTGGGTTTGCAGGGTACGGTACAGCGCCACTTAACAGCTTGGCAGGAGCGCGTTACCGACTAA